GTGAAATTGAATTAAACTGACAATGAATAATAAAATTTATGATCTGGCAAATCTGAAATCCATGATCGGAGATGATGAAACTGCCATAAAGGAATTTGTTTCGCTGTTTATCGAAACTTCAGCTGAAACACTTGAGGAACTTAATCAGGCCTTTCAGTCAAAAGACTTTTCACAAGTCGGAAGTCTGGCGCATAAGTTAAAATCCTCCATTGACCTGATGGGCATAGAATCTCTGAAGGAAGAAATCAGAAAGATTGAGCGTATCGGTAAAGAAATGACTGATCTTGAGCTATTACCCACTTTAATAGAAAAGTTGAACGATGGGATTGAAATAGCCAGAAACGAGATGAAAAAAGACATTTTAGATTGATTGTATGTTATTTCTGCAATGCAGTTTTTGTGGTGAAAAAAGACTTTATAACAGATCAGACTACCGGTGCAGTTGTGGAAATTTTTATGACATTAAAGTCAGTAATGATTTCAGGATCAATGAAAATCTATCGGGTTTCTGGCGTTTTCTTAGCGTTTTGCCTTTAGAAGAAGAATCAGATATTATAGGATTTGGAGAGCAATATACCCCGCTCGAATTATCGAAAATCAACAACCAAAATGTCTGGATAAAACATGATTATCTGTTCCCTTCCGGTTCGTACAAAGACAGAGGAGCGGCTGTGCTCATCAGCAGGTTAAAACAAGAGGGGATTCATGAAATTGTTGAAGATTCTTCCGGTAATGCCGGAGCTTCTATTGCCTGTTATGCTGCCAGGGCAGGAATCAAATGCAGGATAGTTGTACCGGAAGAAACATCAGGGAACAAAATCCGTCAGATATCAGCCTATGGTGCCAATGTGATTAAAGTCTCCGGAGGAAGGGAAAGAGCTGCAGCTGAAGCCATAAGATTATCTTCACAAATTTATTATGCCAGCCACGTATCTAATCCCTTGTTTTATCAGGGTATTAAAACGCTGGCATACGAACTGGTTGACCAGTTTAAAGGTAAATTTCCCGATAAAATTATCATTCCTGTCGGAAATGGTACATTGACCATCGGTCTTTTCCTCGGTTTTTCAGAAATGATAAAATACCAGCTAATTCAAAAGATGCCGGCAATTATTGGTGTTCAGGCTGAGAATTGTGCTCCCATGGCTGGGGAGGTGGCAGGGGTGTTAAAACCTGACATAATGAAAACAATTGCTGAAGGAATTGCCATTTCAAATCCTCGAAGAAAAAATCAGATTATCAACGCTATTCTTGGCTCCGGAGGTTGTTTTCTGACGGTTTCGGAAGACGAGATAATAAATGCCCTTCACAATGCCATGCTTCAGGGTTATTTCATCGAACCGACTTCTGCTGTGGTTTGGGCAGCTTTTTCCAGATATATTCACCTTTTTGACAATAACGAAATTAATATTCTTATCCTGACCGGACATGGTTTAAAAACATCAGTTAAACAATAACATCCCGATTTATGAAGCGATTAATCACATTAATTTTCACTGTACAGGCATTTTTTTCCAATGCACAGCTTAAAGAAAAACTTGAGCAATATTTTAAATTTCAGGGGTTTGTCAATCTTCAGGCTTTTTACGATACCCGGCAGAATCTTGAGGCACGGGAAGGAATGTTTACTTTTTATCCCTTAAATGCAAAATACGATAACAACGGAGTCGATTTAAATGCAAAAGATAACCTGAATTTTCTGGCCATGACCACCCGTTTGGGGGTGAACATTCAGGGGGGAAATGCATTAGGAGCAAAACTTTCCGGTTTAATTGAAACTGATTTTACCGGGGTGAGTAATAATGATAATAATGGTTTGCGTTTGCGTCATGCTTATCTGACACTTGACTGGGAAAAAAGAAAATTACTGATTGGGCATTACTGGCATCCGCTTTACGTTCCGGAAGCTCCGGTCAACAGTATCGCACTGAATTCAGGTGCTCCGTTTCACTCATTTTCACGTATAAATCAGCTTCGTTATACAGAACAGCTTGGTCATTTAAGCTTGATTGGTGTTGCAGGTACTCAGCTTGATTATACCAATGAAGGCCCTGTTGGCAGAACACCTGATTATATGCAGAATGCAGTAATCCCCAACCTTCACCTTCAGTTTCATTATAAGCTTGAAAATCATTTGTTGGGAGCAGGTGTTGATTATAAAATTCTGGTGCCTTCTCTGGTTACTGCCAAGGGATTTGCTACCCATTCTTCAATAGATTCCTGGGCTTTACTTCTTTTTTCCAGATCTGATTTTGG
This sequence is a window from Sphingobacteriales bacterium. Protein-coding genes within it:
- a CDS encoding Hpt domain-containing protein, with the protein product MNNKIYDLANLKSMIGDDETAIKEFVSLFIETSAETLEELNQAFQSKDFSQVGSLAHKLKSSIDLMGIESLKEEIRKIERIGKEMTDLELLPTLIEKLNDGIEIARNEMKKDILD
- a CDS encoding pyridoxal-phosphate dependent enzyme — encoded protein: MLFLQCSFCGEKRLYNRSDYRCSCGNFYDIKVSNDFRINENLSGFWRFLSVLPLEEESDIIGFGEQYTPLELSKINNQNVWIKHDYLFPSGSYKDRGAAVLISRLKQEGIHEIVEDSSGNAGASIACYAARAGIKCRIVVPEETSGNKIRQISAYGANVIKVSGGRERAAAEAIRLSSQIYYASHVSNPLFYQGIKTLAYELVDQFKGKFPDKIIIPVGNGTLTIGLFLGFSEMIKYQLIQKMPAIIGVQAENCAPMAGEVAGVLKPDIMKTIAEGIAISNPRRKNQIINAILGSGGCFLTVSEDEIINALHNAMLQGYFIEPTSAVVWAAFSRYIHLFDNNEINILILTGHGLKTSVKQ